A section of the Amycolatopsis sp. AA4 genome encodes:
- a CDS encoding LysR family transcriptional regulator: MLDVRRMQVLRAVITSGSITAAARNLGYTPSAISQQLAVLEREAGTPLLERVGRGVQPTPAGTLLSEHAETLSAELARAEAALTELKEGRTGKLAIRYFATAGATMVPYAVAALRREHPGVWLDLKLIDPGDPLTEVEEGRADLAIIVYPRPSEPSRGIELVPLLDDPYRAVLPRAHRLARKRVLDLADLAEEPWVGVDPIPGACRAILEGACASAGFHPNVVVESEDYPSAQGFIAAGLGVGLVPELGLGTPHPGVVVRRIRNPQPSRHIHAAVAARVAGSPAVQTFLEAMQEAIENVA; encoded by the coding sequence ATGCTCGATGTACGGCGCATGCAGGTGCTGCGCGCGGTGATCACGAGCGGTTCGATCACTGCCGCGGCGAGGAATCTCGGCTACACGCCGTCGGCGATCAGCCAGCAGCTGGCGGTGCTCGAACGCGAAGCGGGCACGCCATTGCTCGAACGCGTCGGCCGCGGCGTCCAGCCGACCCCGGCCGGGACTCTGCTGTCCGAACACGCCGAGACGCTCAGCGCGGAGCTGGCCCGAGCCGAGGCCGCGCTCACCGAGCTGAAGGAAGGCCGCACCGGCAAGCTCGCCATCCGCTACTTCGCCACCGCGGGCGCGACGATGGTGCCGTACGCGGTGGCCGCGCTGCGCCGCGAACATCCCGGCGTGTGGCTCGACCTCAAGCTCATCGACCCGGGCGACCCGCTCACCGAGGTCGAGGAAGGCCGCGCCGACCTGGCGATCATCGTCTACCCGCGGCCGTCCGAGCCGAGCCGGGGCATCGAGCTGGTGCCGCTGCTCGACGATCCGTACCGCGCGGTGCTGCCGCGGGCGCACCGGCTGGCCCGCAAACGCGTCCTCGACCTGGCCGACCTCGCCGAGGAACCGTGGGTCGGCGTCGACCCGATCCCCGGCGCCTGCCGCGCGATCCTGGAGGGCGCCTGCGCGTCGGCCGGGTTCCATCCGAACGTCGTGGTCGAGTCCGAGGACTATCCGTCGGCGCAAGGGTTCATCGCCGCCGGGCTCGGCGTCGGGCTGGTGCCGGAGCTGGGGCTCGGCACGCCGCATCCGGGCGTGGTGGTGCGGCGTATCCGCAATCCGCAGCCGAGCAGGCACATTCACGCCGCGGTGGCCGCGCGCGTGGCGGGCAGTCCGGCCGTGCAGACGTTCCTCGAAGCCATGCAAGAGGCGATCGAGAACGTCGCCTGA